In a single window of the Acyrthosiphon pisum isolate AL4f chromosome X, pea_aphid_22Mar2018_4r6ur, whole genome shotgun sequence genome:
- the LOC100166588 gene encoding uncharacterized protein LOC100166588 precursor: MLMKLKVLILFSIGAVQISRSAIMAQNPTVSSLLLFDFRNAADLNNWTEQSDTVRSAGKSKATFDLYKTQTNQSAILFTLLNPLPNGACFSGVRTLTQLNLEGYEYISFVCKTTGNATTYKIILRHNNLNDEPNPTYEQKFKVNTDSDTTVKMPISQFHPYYRGKEIIDGPALNVKNITNFGIQVAGGVYENFKQSGLSSLVVDQIWAESYGDTN; the protein is encoded by the exons atgttgaTGAAATTGAaggtgttaattttattttcgattgGTGCAGTACAAATTTCTCGTTCGGCAATTATGGCCCAAAATCCCACGGT atcaaGTTTGTTGTTATTTGATTTTCGAAATGCGGCCGATTTAAATAACTGGACAGAGCAATCTGACACTGTGAGATCAGCAGGAAAGTCAAAAGCGacatttgatttatataaaactcAAACTAATCAGTCTGCAATCTTGTTCACATTGCTAAATCCACTGCCAAATGGTGCATGTTTCAGTGGCGTCCGTACATTAACACAATTAAACCTTGAAGGATATGAATATATATCATTTGTATGCAAAACCACGGGAAATGCCACTACATACAAGATTATTTTAaggcataataatttaaatgacgAGCCAAACCCAACTTACGAACAAAAATTTAAG GTAAACACTGATTCAGATACCACAGTGAAAATGCCAATTTCACAATTCCATCCCTATTATAGGGGTAAAGAAATAATAGATGGACCTGCActaaatgtgaaaaatattacCAACTTTGGTATTCAAGTCGCTGGAGGcgtttatgaaaattttaaacaatcagGATTATCGTCATTAGTGGTAGATCAAATTTGGGCAGAGTCCTACGGAGATACAAACTAA